The DNA region TCGCCGACCTCGGCCCGCCAGCGGGGCAACGCGGTCGGCCGCTGATCGCGGACCCACCGGACCAGATGTTCGCGGACCAGACAGCGCAGATCCCACAGACTCGGGGAGTCGGCCGCGCTGACCAGGGCCCGCAGCCGCACCGTGCCGCCCGTCGCGTCGGTCACCTGCAGTACGCAGACCCGGCCGTCCCACAGCTCGGAGGACTCCACCAGGCGACGCAGTTCCTCACGCATCACCTGCACCGGAACCGACCAGTCCAGGTCGAACTCCGCGGTGCCGAGCACCGCCGCCCGGGTCCGGGTCCAGTTCTGGAAGGGGCGGGTGGTGAAGTACGAGGTCGGCAGGATGAGCCGCCGGTCGTCCCAGATGTGCACCACGACGTAGCTGAGGGTGAGCTCCTCGATCCGGCCCCACTCGCCCTCCACCACGACGACGTCGTCGATGCGCACCGCGTCGCTGAAGGCCAGCTGCAGGCCGGCGATGACGTTGCCGAGCACGCTCTGCGCGGCGAGCGCGGCCACCACGCCGATGACCCCGGCGGAGGCGAGCAGGCTGGCACCGACGCCCCGGACGGCGGGGAAGGTCATCAGCATCACGCCGATGGTCAGCACCACGGTCACCGCGATGGTGACCCGGCGCAGCATCACCACCTGGGTGTGCAGCCGCCGGGCGTGCCGGTTGTCGGGCACGTCGGTTCGGAACCGGGCCAGCGTGGTGTCCTCCAGGACCAGCAGCAGCGCCCCGACCAGCCAGGCGCACGAGGCGATGGTCGCCAGCACCAGCAGGTGCAATGTGGTCCGTCGCCAGGGTTCGCCGACGGCGTACCCGGTGGAGAACCGCACCGCGAACTGGACCGCCGCGACGGTCGCCGCCGCCAGCACGGGCCGGTGGGCGTGGGTGGCGAGCTCGGCGAGCAGCACCGAACGCCGGCCCAGCCGGCGCACGATCCGGTGGCCGAAGGCCACCAGTCCCACCGCCAGCAGGGCCGCCCCGACGGTCACGATCGCCGTCACCACAACCGGATGCACGAAGTTCCTCCCTCCACCGCACGCCGATCGCCACCGGCCGCGGCCGGTGGCGATCGGCGTGCGGACGATCGGGCGGCGGCCGGAGATGATCGCGCTGTTTGCGATCTTTGGCAGCGAAATGCCAAGGATGCCGGAAGTGTCGCCGGACCGCCAGGCGGGACCGCAGGTCAGTGACCGGTCACACCCCTCAGACCTTGCGGTAGCGGGACTGGGCGAAGCAGTAGACGCCGAACGCCGCGAAGCCGGCCGCCACCAGACAGAGCAACAGGGTGCCGAACGCCTGCTCCCGCAGCGTGTGCAGCGCCGCGTCCAGGCCCCGGGCCTGCTCGGGTGCGTACTGCACGGCGGCGACCACGACCAGCACCCCCGCAGTGCCGTACGCGACGCCCTTGGCCACGTACCCGACCATGCCCAGCCGGCAGATCACCCGGCGCGCCTTCGCGCTCATCTGCCCGGTCCGCAGGTGCTTGGTGAAGCGCTGGGTGATCCCGTTGACCGCCATGCCGATCCCGATGCCGACCAGCACCACACCGGCGGCGCCGACGAGCCACCGGCCACCCGGCTCGGCCATCACCCGTGCGCTCATCGCCTGCTGCTGCCCGGCGGTGTCCGCGTTGGCGTCGCGGAACACCTGCACGGCGGTCCAGGCGAAGGAGAGATACACCGCCGTACGCCCGGCGGAGAGTACCCGCTCGACGACCCGGTCGCGGCCCTGCTCAGCGCGGTGCCCGACCGCGGCCTCGATCCCCTGCCAGAGCGCCATGGCGGCCAGCCCGACCGCGACCGCGACCAGCAGCACCTTGCCCAACGGCTGCTGGGCAAGGGTCCGCAGGGCACCGGACTGGTCGCCGTTCGCGCCGGACCGACCGAAGGCGATCTGCAGTGCGAGCCAGGCCACCAGCAGGTGGACTACTCCGTATCCAATGAATCCGACTCTGGCCAGCGTCTCCAGCCAGCGGCTCTCGCCAACCTGGTGAGCGGTGCGTCGCGCGTCGCGGGTGTTCGGCATGGCCGCTTCAATGACCGGTGCCGACCACTGTCAAACCTGCCCGGCCGGCACCGCGATCTCGGCACCGGCCGGTGCCGAGATCGTCAGGTCACTGCCGGGCCACCCGGATCACCACCTGGGAGTCGGTGACCTGCTCGAGAGTGACGGCCATCCCGCCGACCTCGGTCGCCTGCTGACCCGTGGTCAGGGTCACCTGCTCGCCGGCCACCTCGACGGTTACCTGGTCGCCCTCGGCCCCGATCAGCTTGGCCTCGACGCCGAGGAAACTGGCGCTGGCCTCGACGCCCCGGTAGAAGGTCACAGTGCAGGCGTCCAGCCCGCAGTCGGTGCTGGCCCCCTCGGAACTGCAGCCGGCGAGCACCGCGGCACCGAGCATCAGCCCGGCGAACGACGCCGCGATCCGACCGGCCCGGCGGCGGCCAGCCGTCGGGGCGGCCAGGGCGGACCGGGTCGAGTCGGTGATGACGGTCGGGTCGGCGAGGGCGGTCGCGGCGGTGGGCAGGCCGGCGGCGGCCGGCGGGAAGGGGGCGTTCGTCACAGCTGACAGGGTACCGGGACAAGGCGACGCCATCGGCTCGTCGGGCGCGCGCCGGGCCGTGACCGGCCCCGCGCTGCGCCGGGTGCGGACAGGTCCGGCCGGGCCGGATAGGCTCGACGAACGACGACCGGCCGGCGCGTGCCGACCGGACCTGAGATCGACGACGTCGAGAACGGCCGCCCACCGGCCGAGGAGGTGCCTGGCGTTGACCGTGCTGGTGCAGGACGACCCCGCACGTCACCGGTTCGAGATCCTGATCGACGACGCGCTGGCCGGATTCGCGGCGTACCGGCTCGCGCCCGCGACGGTGACCGTGACACACACCGAGATCGACCCTGCCCATCGCGGCAAGGGCGCCGGCGACGCGCTCGCCCACGGGATGCTCACCCAGATCCGCGAACGGGGCGACCGGGTGGTGCCGCAGTGTCCGTTCATCGCCGCCTACATCGACCGGCATCCGGAGTTCGCGTCGCTGGTCGCCAGTGACTGACCGGCCCCGCTCCCGGCCGCTACGGACGGTGGCGGCGCTGGCCGCCGTGGCGGTGCTCGCCGCGGCGGTGCTCGCGGTCGGCGGCTGGCTCGGCTGGTTCAGCGATCCGACGATCTCCGGTGCGCCCGAGGCGCCCGCCGAGGTCGAGGTGGTCGCGAGTGGCCTGGCCGCGCCGTGGGACCTGGCGTTCCTGCCGGACGGCACCGCGCTGGTCACCGAGCGGGACAGCACCCGGCTGCTGATGGTCGACCAGCAGGGCGCCGTCCGGGAGCTCACCCGGATCACCGACGCCGTCGCCGGCGGCGAGGGCGGGCTGCTCGGGGTCGCGGTCTCCCCGCAGCACGCCGACGACCGCTGGGTGTACCTCTACTACACCACCGCGACCGACAACCGGATCGTCCGGCTGCGGCTGGCCGCCGACGGTACGGCCGGCACGCCGGAACCGGTCCTCACCGGAATCCCCCGGGCCGCGACGCACAACGGCGGGCGGCTCGCCTTCGGACCCGACGGGATGCTGTACGCCGGAACCGGTGACGCCGGGCAGCGGGGTGCCGCCCAGGACCCGACCAATCTGGCCGGCAAGATCCTTCGGATCGCCCCGGACGGCACCCCACCACCGGACAATCCGTTCCCCGACTCGCCGGTGTTCAGCCTCGGCCACCGAAACGTGCAGGGGTTGGGCTGGGATCCGGACGGCCAGCTGTACGCCAGCGAGTTCGGCCAGAACCGCCACGACGAGCTGAACCTGATCACTCCCGGCGGCAACTACGGCTGGCCGGAAGCCGAGGGTATCGCCGAGTTGGCGCAGTTCGTCGACCCGGTGGCGACCTGGTCGCCCCGGGACGCCTCACCCAGCGGGTTGGCCTTCCACCAGGGCCGACTCTGGCTGGCCTGCCTACGCGGCCAGCGGCTGTACCGGGTGAACCCGGACGGCACCGGAGCCGAGACGCTGTTGCGCGGCGACTACGGCCGGCTGCGGCATGTCGCCGTCGCGCCCGACGGCACGCTCTGGGTGTTGACGTCCAACCGGGACGGTCGGGGTGACCCGGACGCCGAGGACGACCGGATCCTGCGGGTCACCGGCTGACCACCGGTGCCGGCGGGCGGCGACCGGCGGACCGGTCCGGGACGCGCCGGCCGACCAGCAGCTCGGCGGCGGCCTCGGCGTTGGCCCGGCTCGCCCCGTAGGTGGCCAGGTGGGTGCCGCCGACTACCCGCACCGGCACGCCCATCTCGACGACGACCGCCTCGGGGCGCACCGCCAGCACCTGCTCGACCGCCGTTGCCATCCACTGGTGGCGGTGCAGGTCCCGAACGACCAGGACGACGGTACGGTCGCGGGCGGCGGCGAGGGCGGCAGCCAGCCGGGACGCCGGGACGCCCGCCGCTGGCAGGCCGCCGGCCACGGGTCCGTCGAGGTCGGCGGCGGTCAGCCGTTCGGTGGTCGTGTCGGGGCGCAGCGCCGTCATTGCCGGGCCGAGTCCCCACGGGGTCTGCGCCCCGGAGGCAATGTTGTGCGGGGGCGCGAACTCGACCACGTGGGCGGGCCGGGTCAGCGGCAGCGGCGTCGCGGTCCGCAGCCGTAGGGCCCGGCGGGCGGCGGCCAGACCGGCCCCGGCACCGTCCGGTACGCCGTCGGCGCTCGGCGCGGCACCGTCGATGGTCGGCGCGCCGGGCGGGTGCCGGGTCCACGCGGCCAGCCGGGTGATCCGTTCGCTCGCCTCGGCCAGCCGGCACACCGGCAGCCCTCCGGTCACCACCGCGTCGACGATCGCGTCGCGTAGCAGCCGGACCGTCGCCTCGTCGGCGTGTTCCCCGCCGACGCAGACCGCGTCGACCCCGGCGGCGAGCGCCCGTACGGTGGCCCCGGCGAGGCCGTACCGGCCGGTCACGGCCCGCATCTCGATGCCGTCGGTGACCACCGCCCCGGTGAAGCCGAGCTCGCCCCGGAGCAGGTCGACCAGGACGGGACGGCTCAACGTGGCCGGGTGCACCGGGTCGATCGCCGGTACCGACAGGTGGCCGGTCATCACCGTGGCGGTGCCCGCCGCGATCGCCGCCCGGAACGGGGCGAGTTCGACGGCGTCCAACCGGACCCGGTCGGCGTCGATACGGGGCAGGTCCAGATGCGAGTCGACGCTGGTGTCGCCGTGACCGGGGAAGTGTTTGGCGCAGGCGGCGACCCCGGCGGACTGCAGGCCACGGATCCACGCCGCGGTGTGCCGGGCGACCAGGTCAGGGTCGTCGCCGAAGGCCCGGACGCCGATGACCGGGTTGTCCGGATTGGAGTTGACGTCGGCGACCGGGGCGTAGTTGAGCGTGATCCCCGCCCCGGCCAGTTCCCGGCCGAGGTCCCGGGCGACCCGCTCGGTCAGCGCAGGGTCGTCCACCGCGCCGAGCGCCAGGTTGCCGGGCCGGGAGCTGCCGGTGCCGGATTCGAGCCGGGTCACGTCGCCGGCTTCCTCGTCGATGGCGACCAGCAGGTCCGGTCGTTCGGCGCGCAGTGCGCAGGTGAGGTCGGCGACCTGCGCGACGTCGCGCACGTTGCGATCGAACAGGACCACCGCGCCGAGCCCGTCGGCGGTCCACCGCCGCACCCAGTCCGGCACGCTGGTGCCGACGAAGCCGGGTTGCAGCACGGCGGCCGCCATCCGCCGCAGACTGGGACTGGAGTCGACCATGCGGCGTGGGCCCTTTCGAGACGGTGGGAGCAGCCATGGTCACACCCGGCGATCTCTTCAGTCAATAAACCTTCCTATTGATCGGGACCCACCGGACGACTGCCCCCTCGGCGCCCATCGACCACGACCTGTCGGCGACCGGGCACGATATGGCACAGTGCGGAGATGGCACCGATCGTCTCGTTCGCCGCCGAGCAGACCAGTTGGCATGACATACCGGGCGTACAGGTGGTCGGCGCGGTCCTGGGCGTCCTGCTGCTGATCGCCGCCGTGCGGGCGATGTTCCGGTAACCACCGCACCAGCCGTTTGGTCGGCGTACCCGCCGGGTAACCACGGCTTCCGATGAAGCTGCCCCTGCACTCACCCCGCCTGCGACGCACGGCCCGCCAGCGGTTCGGCTGGTCCGCGCTGCGTCCCGGACAACTCGGCGCGATGCGCGCGTTGCTCAAGGGACGCGACGCGCTCGTCGTGCTCCCCACCGGTGCCGGCAAGTCCGCCGTCTACCAGGTCCCGGCCACCATGCTTGCCGGCCCGACGGTGGTGATCTCCCCGCTGCTGGCATTGCAGCAGGACCAGATCACCGCGCTCAACGACCGGGGCCAGCCCGACCTGCGGGCGGTCCGGATCAGTTCCGCCGAGACACCAGCCCAGCAACAGGCCGCCCTCGACGAGATCCGCACCGGCCGGGCCCGGTTCCTGTTCACCACCCCGGAGCAGCTGTGCGACCCGAATCGGCTGGCCGATGTCCGCCAACTGCGCCCCGGGCTCGTCGCCGTCGACGAGGCGCACTGCATCTCCGCCTGGGGCCACGACTTCCGACCCGACTACCTGTCGATCGGGCACCTGGTCCGCGAGCTGGGTCGGCCCCCGGTCGTCGCGCTCACCGCCACGGCCTCGCCGCCGGTACGTGAGGACATCGTGCATCGCCTCGGTCTGACCGACCCGCATCTGGTGGTCGCCGGGCTCGACCGACCCAACCTGTTCCTGGAGGTCGCCCACTGTCCCACCGAGGACTACCGCTGGCGCCGGCTGCTCGGTCTGCTCGACGCCGAAGCGCCGCCCGGCATCGTCTACGTGCCGACCCGGCGGGCGGCGCAGGAACTGGCCGACCGTCTCGACGCCGCCGGTCACCCGGCCCGCTGCTACCACGGCGGGATGGCCGCCGGCGCCCGGGAACGGCTGCACGAGGAGTTCCTCGACGGCCAGGTTCCGGTGATGGTGGCGACGTCCGCGTTCGGCATGGGCATCGACAAACCAGACGTACGGTGGGTGGCGCACACCGCGCTGCCCGACTCCCCCGACAGCTACCTGCAGGAGATCGGCCGGGGCGGCCGCGACGGTGCTCCGGCGCGGGCGCTGCTGCTGTGGCGGGCCGAGGACATCGGCCTCCAGCGCTACTTCACCACCAGCCCACCGGACCACGACGACCTGCGCGACCTGGCCGCGCTGCTGGACGCCGCCGGAGCCACCCGCAGCCAGCTGCGGAGCCGCTCCGGGCTGGGGGCCCGCAAGCTGGGGCAGCTGCTGGCACTGCTCGAGGAGGTGGGTGCCGCCCGGGCCGTCTCCGGTAGCCGATTCGTCCGCCCGCCGTACGCGCCGGTGCCCGACCGGGCCGCCGATGCGGCCGTCGCCGCGGCGACCCGCCGCCAGGCGGTGCAGCGGACCCGCACCGACATGATGCGGGCGTTCGCCGAGGCGAACGGCTGCCGCAGCCAGGCGCTGCTGGCCTACTTCGGCGAGCACATGCGCGACGTCTGCGGGCACTGTGACAGCTGCCACTTTGGCACCAGCACCGCCGACGACGGTGCCAGTGGCCCGTTCCCGGTACACAGTATGGTGCGACACGCCGACTGGGGTGCCGGCATGGTCCTCGGCTACGAACAGGACCGGATGACGGTGCTCTTCGACGGTGTCGGATACAAGACGTTGTCCGTGCCGGTGGTCAGCGAGCAGGGTCTGCTGGCCGCCGAGTCACACTGAGGATCATCGACCCGCCGGGCATGGCCGCGGCGGCCGAACGTGGAAGGGGCATGAGCGTGACGGACCTGCCGGTGTACACCGAGCTCGGATTCTCCGACGAGGAGTGGGGGTTGCTGGTCGGGCTGCCGCAGGCGGTGCTGACCGCGGCCAGCGCCGCCGAGTCCGACGGTGGGCGGCGCACCCGGGCGGAGAGCGCCGCCGGGCTGGAGGCCATCGGCGCCGGCCGGGAGTCGGCCAGCCCACTGGTCAGCGCCGTCGCCGGCGAACTGGTCAGCCGGGTCGGCGACCCCGAGACCGGGGAGGAACTGCCGGTGCCGGAGCCGGCCGACCCGCAGGCGCTGATCGCCGACGTACTGGACCGGGCCGGTCAGGCCGCCCGGTTGCTCGCCGATCGGGTCGACGACGGAGAGGCCGGCGCCTACAAACACTGGCTGGTCGGCATCGCCGAAGAGGTCGTCGGTGCCGCCGCCACCGGCGGGCTGCTCGGCATCGGTGGGGAGACGGTGACCGAGTCGGAGCGACGCTTCCGCGACCAGCTCGCCCAGGTGCTCACCGACTGAGACGACACCTGCTCCCGGTGCCGCCGAGGTTGACCCCCGGCAGTACGGTCTGGGATCGCGGGCCGGTCGCGGCTCGGTGGACACCCTTCCTGGGAGCATCATCATGGAGCTTCTGACCAGCCCCGAGCTGTGGATCGCGTTCGCGACCCTGCTGCTGCTCGAGATCGTGCTGGGCATCGACAACGTCGTGTTCATCTCGATCCTCGCCGGCCGGCTTCCCGAGCATCAGCAGGCGCGGGCACGCACCATCGGCATTTCCCTGGCCCTGATCACCCGGCTGTTGCTGCTCGCCTCGCTGTCCTGGGTGATCGGGTTGACCGCGCCGTTGTTCACCGTCTTCGGCCAGGAGATCTCCGGTCGCGACCTGATCCTGCTGCTCGGCGGCCTGTTCCTGCTGGCCAAGGCGACGTACGAGATCCACGAGCATCTGGAGGGTTCCGACCACGGCACCAGCCGCAAGACCGCCTCGTTCGCCGGGGTGATCGTCCAGATTCTGATCCTCGACGTGGTCTTCTCGCTCGACTCGGTGATCACCGCGGTCGGCATGGTCGACGAGTTGTTCATCATGGTCGCCGCAGTGATCATCGCGATGATCATCATGCTGGTCTCGGCCGGCGCGGTCAGCGCCTTCGTCAACCGGCACCCGACGGTCAAGATGCTCGCCCTGTCGTTCCTGCTGCTGATCGGCGGCAGCCTCATCGCCGAAGGACTCGGCCAGCACATCGCCAAGGGGTACGTCTACGGGCCGATCGCGTTCTCGATCTTCGTGGAGTTCCTCAACCTGCGGCTGCGCTCGCGTCAGTCCAAGGGCACCGCCGCCCCGGTCAGCCTGCATCCGACCTTCGTCAAGGAGCCGTCGGCGGCTGCCAAGCCGGGCGGCGGCACGTCACCGTAGCGGCAGCAGTCGCCGCACCGCCTGCTCGGCGGCGTCGCGGGTGGGCTCGCCGGCACCGAGGCGAGCCACCCGGCCCCGGTGGAACATCTCGACCACCCGTGGATCCACGTACGAGGCACGGGCCACCGTGGGGGTGTTGCCGAGCAGGTCGGCGACCTCGCGCATCACCCCGGCCACCGCCCGACGCCGGGCCGCCGTCGACCGGGGTGCCCCGAGCGCCGCCAGCCGGGTCGCGGCCAGCACCGTCGCATGCCAGGTACGGAAGTCCTTAGCCGTCATCTCAGTGCCGCTGACCTGCCGCAGGTAGTCGTTGATCTCGTCGCTGTGCACCTCCCGCCAGCGCCGCCCGTCCCAGTAGCAGAACAGCCGCTGCTCGCCGCGTCGACGGCGGCGCAGCGCCCGCAGCACCGCGCAGACCTGCGGGTCGTCGATCCGCCGCTGCTGGGCCAGGCCGCCCTTGGCCGGGAACTGCAGCACCACGCACCCCCGGCCGGGGCGGGCGTGGCTGACCCGCAGGGTCGCCACCCCGAACGTCGGGTCGTCACCGGCGGCGTACTGGTCGCTGCCGATGCGGAACATGCCCAGGTCCAGCAGCCGCACCAGCGCCGCCAGTACCCGTTCCCGACGCAGGCCACGACCACGAAGGTCGACCGCGACCCGGCGACGCAGCCGGGGCAACCGGTCGGCCACCCGCCGTACGTGGTGGAACTTCGCGGTGTCCCGACGGAGGCGCCACTGCGGGTGGTAGACGTACTGCCGGCGGCCGGCGGCGTCGAACCCGACCGCCTGGATGTGTCCGTTGGCGTCGGGACAGATCCACACGTCCCGCCAGGCGGGTGGGATCGCCAGGGCACGCAGCCGGGCCAGCTCCTGCCGGTCGCTGACCGCTCGCCCCTCGGTGTCCAGGTACGTGACCCCGCGGCCCCGCCGACGACGCCGGTAGCCGGCGGCGGTCAGGTTGCTACGCCGCAGCCGCATCGCGGGCCACCCGGTCCACCGCTGCCAGCACCTCGTCGACGCAGATCGCCGCCATCGCGGGATGCGGCTCACCGGTGCCCGGCTCCTCGGTGCCCGGCTCCTCGGTGCCGGCCGACAGATTCGGGTACTGCAGTACCCGGTGCAGGTGGCGGTCGATCGTCGGCCCCCAGCGTGCCGGGGACGTGGGGCCGAACAGCAGCACCGACGGCACCCCGAACGCGGTCGCCAGATGCCCCGCGCCGGTGTCCGCCGCCACGACCAGGCGGGCGTGCGACAGCAACGCCGCGAACCGGGACAGGTCCAGCCGGCCGGCGTGCACCGCCGTCGCGGGCAGCCCCGCCCCGGCGGCCACCGCCTCGGCCAGCGGACGTTCCCGGGCCGACCCGGTCACTGCCACCCGGTGTCCGGCCGCCGTGAGTCGCCGGGCCACCTCGGCGAACCGGTCGACGGGCCAGCGCCGCCGCGCCGAGGCGGCTCCGGGGTGCACCACCGTGACTCCGACCGCGACCCGGTCCGGTGGCGGCCGGCGCAGCCGCAGGTCCGCCGGGTCGCAGGCGACGCCGTACCAGTCGAGCAGGCGGCACCAGCGGGTCACCTCGTGCTCGTCGTCATGCCACGGTGGGCCATCGTCGTGGCCGGCCGCCGGGCAGGCGTACGCCCACAGCCGTCCGGGTTGCAGCTTCCGCAGCAGCTGGTGCGACTGCGGGCCCTTACCGTGCAGATTGACCGCCAGGTCCGGCGGCGCAGGCACCGCAGGCAGCAGGGTCAACCCGTCGGCCGGCAGCAGCCGGTCGACGGCACCGGTCAGCTCGGCCAGCGGTGCCAGGGCGGCCGGTGCGGCGAGGGCGACCGGCAGCGCCGGATGGGCGGCGCGCAGACCGCGCAGCGCCGGCACCGCCGTGGCCAGGTCGCCGATGCCGAGCGCCCGGAGGACGACGATCACGGGTAGGACGATTCCCGGTCGGCACAGACGACCAGCTCGCGTACCGCGCAACCGGCCGGCTGCCGGATCGCGAACAGCACCGCCGCCGCCACCGCGGCGGGGTCGTTGAGGGCGGCGTCGGCACCCGGCCGGTACTGCGCGTCACGGTCGTCGAAGAACGCGGTCCGCATCCCGCCGGGCACCAGCAAGGTGACGTTGACGGTGCCGGCCAGTTCGGCGGCGAGCGCCCGGGTGAAGCCGACCACCCCGAACTTGGCCGCGCAGTACGCGGTCGCGTCGCTGACCGCCTTCACACCGAGCGTCGAGGCGACCGTGACGACCGATCCGCCCGACTCGGTCAGCCAGGGCAACGCGGCCCGGACCACGGCGGCGGTGGCCAGCAGGTCCACCGAGACGATCCGTTCCCACACGTCGCCGGGCAGCGCGTCCAGGCGGCCCGGCACGTCCATGCCGGCGGCGGTGACCACCGCGTCGAGCCCGCCCAACTGGTCGGCGAGCCGGCGGGTGGCCGCCTCGGCCGCCCGGGTGTCGGCCAGGTCGCAGTCGACCCACGGCACGCCGTCGACCGGTGGCCGCCGGTCGATGACGCAGGGCCGGTAGCCGGCGGCGGCCGCCAGCTCGACGACGGCCGCGCCGAGGCCGCTCGCACCTCCGGTGACCAGCACCGCAGGACCGGTGAGGGGGTTCGTCACGCCAGCTCCTTCCGTCGTTGGGGATCCCGATCGCGCGCCGTCGCGATCATGCTCGTCGTGGACCGGCCGTCGAGGTACGGCACGACCGCCGTCTGTCCGCCCCACCGGCGCAGCAGC from Solwaraspora sp. WMMD791 includes:
- a CDS encoding DNA topoisomerase IB; its protein translation is MRLRRSNLTAAGYRRRRRGRGVTYLDTEGRAVSDRQELARLRALAIPPAWRDVWICPDANGHIQAVGFDAAGRRQYVYHPQWRLRRDTAKFHHVRRVADRLPRLRRRVAVDLRGRGLRRERVLAALVRLLDLGMFRIGSDQYAAGDDPTFGVATLRVSHARPGRGCVVLQFPAKGGLAQQRRIDDPQVCAVLRALRRRRRGEQRLFCYWDGRRWREVHSDEINDYLRQVSGTEMTAKDFRTWHATVLAATRLAALGAPRSTAARRRAVAGVMREVADLLGNTPTVARASYVDPRVVEMFHRGRVARLGAGEPTRDAAEQAVRRLLPLR
- a CDS encoding GNAT family N-acetyltransferase, translating into MLVQDDPARHRFEILIDDALAGFAAYRLAPATVTVTHTEIDPAHRGKGAGDALAHGMLTQIRERGDRVVPQCPFIAAYIDRHPEFASLVASD
- a CDS encoding PQQ-dependent sugar dehydrogenase — encoded protein: MTDRPRSRPLRTVAALAAVAVLAAAVLAVGGWLGWFSDPTISGAPEAPAEVEVVASGLAAPWDLAFLPDGTALVTERDSTRLLMVDQQGAVRELTRITDAVAGGEGGLLGVAVSPQHADDRWVYLYYTTATDNRIVRLRLAADGTAGTPEPVLTGIPRAATHNGGRLAFGPDGMLYAGTGDAGQRGAAQDPTNLAGKILRIAPDGTPPPDNPFPDSPVFSLGHRNVQGLGWDPDGQLYASEFGQNRHDELNLITPGGNYGWPEAEGIAELAQFVDPVATWSPRDASPSGLAFHQGRLWLACLRGQRLYRVNPDGTGAETLLRGDYGRLRHVAVAPDGTLWVLTSNRDGRGDPDAEDDRILRVTG
- a CDS encoding glycosyltransferase family 9 protein, giving the protein MIVVLRALGIGDLATAVPALRGLRAAHPALPVALAAPAALAPLAELTGAVDRLLPADGLTLLPAVPAPPDLAVNLHGKGPQSHQLLRKLQPGRLWAYACPAAGHDDGPPWHDDEHEVTRWCRLLDWYGVACDPADLRLRRPPPDRVAVGVTVVHPGAASARRRWPVDRFAEVARRLTAAGHRVAVTGSARERPLAEAVAAGAGLPATAVHAGRLDLSRFAALLSHARLVVAADTGAGHLATAFGVPSVLLFGPTSPARWGPTIDRHLHRVLQYPNLSAGTEEPGTEEPGTGEPHPAMAAICVDEVLAAVDRVARDAAAA
- a CDS encoding SDR family oxidoreductase; this translates as MTNPLTGPAVLVTGGASGLGAAVVELAAAAGYRPCVIDRRPPVDGVPWVDCDLADTRAAEAATRRLADQLGGLDAVVTAAGMDVPGRLDALPGDVWERIVSVDLLATAAVVRAALPWLTESGGSVVTVASTLGVKAVSDATAYCAAKFGVVGFTRALAAELAGTVNVTLLVPGGMRTAFFDDRDAQYRPGADAALNDPAAVAAAVLFAIRQPAGCAVRELVVCADRESSYP
- a CDS encoding mechanosensitive ion channel domain-containing protein, coding for MHPVVVTAIVTVGAALLAVGLVAFGHRIVRRLGRRSVLLAELATHAHRPVLAAATVAAVQFAVRFSTGYAVGEPWRRTTLHLLVLATIASCAWLVGALLLVLEDTTLARFRTDVPDNRHARRLHTQVVMLRRVTIAVTVVLTIGVMLMTFPAVRGVGASLLASAGVIGVVAALAAQSVLGNVIAGLQLAFSDAVRIDDVVVVEGEWGRIEELTLSYVVVHIWDDRRLILPTSYFTTRPFQNWTRTRAAVLGTAEFDLDWSVPVQVMREELRRLVESSELWDGRVCVLQVTDATGGTVRLRALVSAADSPSLWDLRCLVREHLVRWVRDQRPTALPRWRAEVGDGNGLSDWLDLRPPAAARDRVGRDRVGRGRVRPALEAEPPDDARLFGGGADGEARASVFVGPDDSTGPDPRQQD
- a CDS encoding glycoside hydrolase family 3 protein, which gives rise to MVDSSPSLRRMAAAVLQPGFVGTSVPDWVRRWTADGLGAVVLFDRNVRDVAQVADLTCALRAERPDLLVAIDEEAGDVTRLESGTGSSRPGNLALGAVDDPALTERVARDLGRELAGAGITLNYAPVADVNSNPDNPVIGVRAFGDDPDLVARHTAAWIRGLQSAGVAACAKHFPGHGDTSVDSHLDLPRIDADRVRLDAVELAPFRAAIAAGTATVMTGHLSVPAIDPVHPATLSRPVLVDLLRGELGFTGAVVTDGIEMRAVTGRYGLAGATVRALAAGVDAVCVGGEHADEATVRLLRDAIVDAVVTGGLPVCRLAEASERITRLAAWTRHPPGAPTIDGAAPSADGVPDGAGAGLAAARRALRLRTATPLPLTRPAHVVEFAPPHNIASGAQTPWGLGPAMTALRPDTTTERLTAADLDGPVAGGLPAAGVPASRLAAALAAARDRTVVLVVRDLHRHQWMATAVEQVLAVRPEAVVVEMGVPVRVVGGTHLATYGASRANAEAAAELLVGRRVPDRSAGRRPPAPVVSR
- a CDS encoding RecQ family ATP-dependent DNA helicase; the protein is MKLPLHSPRLRRTARQRFGWSALRPGQLGAMRALLKGRDALVVLPTGAGKSAVYQVPATMLAGPTVVISPLLALQQDQITALNDRGQPDLRAVRISSAETPAQQQAALDEIRTGRARFLFTTPEQLCDPNRLADVRQLRPGLVAVDEAHCISAWGHDFRPDYLSIGHLVRELGRPPVVALTATASPPVREDIVHRLGLTDPHLVVAGLDRPNLFLEVAHCPTEDYRWRRLLGLLDAEAPPGIVYVPTRRAAQELADRLDAAGHPARCYHGGMAAGARERLHEEFLDGQVPVMVATSAFGMGIDKPDVRWVAHTALPDSPDSYLQEIGRGGRDGAPARALLLWRAEDIGLQRYFTTSPPDHDDLRDLAALLDAAGATRSQLRSRSGLGARKLGQLLALLEEVGAARAVSGSRFVRPPYAPVPDRAADAAVAAATRRQAVQRTRTDMMRAFAEANGCRSQALLAYFGEHMRDVCGHCDSCHFGTSTADDGASGPFPVHSMVRHADWGAGMVLGYEQDRMTVLFDGVGYKTLSVPVVSEQGLLAAESH
- a CDS encoding TerC family protein, with translation MELLTSPELWIAFATLLLLEIVLGIDNVVFISILAGRLPEHQQARARTIGISLALITRLLLLASLSWVIGLTAPLFTVFGQEISGRDLILLLGGLFLLAKATYEIHEHLEGSDHGTSRKTASFAGVIVQILILDVVFSLDSVITAVGMVDELFIMVAAVIIAMIIMLVSAGAVSAFVNRHPTVKMLALSFLLLIGGSLIAEGLGQHIAKGYVYGPIAFSIFVEFLNLRLRSRQSKGTAAPVSLHPTFVKEPSAAAKPGGGTSP
- a CDS encoding DUF1206 domain-containing protein translates to MPNTRDARRTAHQVGESRWLETLARVGFIGYGVVHLLVAWLALQIAFGRSGANGDQSGALRTLAQQPLGKVLLVAVAVGLAAMALWQGIEAAVGHRAEQGRDRVVERVLSAGRTAVYLSFAWTAVQVFRDANADTAGQQQAMSARVMAEPGGRWLVGAAGVVLVGIGIGMAVNGITQRFTKHLRTGQMSAKARRVICRLGMVGYVAKGVAYGTAGVLVVVAAVQYAPEQARGLDAALHTLREQAFGTLLLCLVAAGFAAFGVYCFAQSRYRKV